One window of the Runella slithyformis DSM 19594 genome contains the following:
- a CDS encoding DUF4175 family protein, with amino-acid sequence MKTQTLSVLQERIGEYKRKFYLNQLVKGVIFAAAFVLSAYLFVNTIEYFGRFSSAVRGTLFFGFLAILGYALARWVVTPLVHLYGLRKSLSDEEAAGQIGNFFPEIGDKLLNTLQLRNLSGAQTDLIEASIQQKSKQLLIVRFSDAVKIDQNRRYLKYAIYPLAAIGLVLLINPRFFANSSDRIIHFEKEYNDAPFTFKLDNKNLKAFRNEDFTLQVSLAGGALPEAVYVVHNKAKFKLEPEDADTYSYTFKNVQRPIEFQFEAAGYKSSDYKLLVAERPNLLSFDVTLQYPAYLGKPAEQLSNVGNLTVPEGTTVTWDFNTDATEEMALAFEGDKKVYPAESKLTGGYEFQKNVRRSGNYEIKLKNDESDNREKISYFLNVINDKHPTLTLENYQDTTLYNYFVLGGNIADDYGFSNLRVFYNLRRKGDKTDAKKAVYKGFGIPFNKSTTNQTFYFQWYVDSLRLTPGDRIEYYVQVWDNDGVNGPKSAKSRMIDFAVPSKEEVRAEAEKSAEKTEAQINKTLQKAKSLQKELEKLDQRLKSERELDFQDKKQIEDLLKKREELMNDMKSMQEQAQTAQEKQERFAEQSPEMKQKMEQLQKLMKELLDPETKKLYDQLEKLLQQQQQDDKMQELMNKLKNKEFNAQKEIEKALEMFKQLQLQQKAEQIQKDLNEMAEKQEKLAEKTEKEAKDQENKDQKGKDQEAKDQKDKDGKEDSKQEELKKEQEELNKEFEETKKDIEELEKLNEELADKQEMDTGKEEQQEVDKEQQNSSKQLQQKQNKNASQSQKKAAKSMKKMAKQMQESMESAEMQEMDENMDNLRDILENLIHLSFDQERVMKDFRGVNLQDPRFIKLAQEQLKLQDDAKVIEDSLYALAKRVMQIQTFVTRELNDMKFHMTESTRYIRERRLNMATSKQQFAMTSINNLSLMLSQTLQQMQAAMMAMASPGSGSKKGNKGKGKSPGNLGELQKQLNNRIQQLQKGQGQGQGGMGGRQMSEQLAQMAAEQARIRQMLKELMDSQKGSEGGRKVGNEVKELMDKMDETETDLVNKRINPTVIKRQEEIITRLLESEKALRQQEEDTQRKSETAKPQPRNPPAEFEQYVKDKQRQTELLRTVPPSFAPFYKREADNYFKKTGEK; translated from the coding sequence ATGAAAACCCAAACACTTTCCGTATTGCAGGAGCGCATTGGTGAGTATAAACGGAAATTCTATCTGAATCAACTCGTCAAAGGTGTGATCTTTGCGGCCGCTTTTGTGCTGTCGGCTTACCTGTTTGTCAACACCATCGAGTACTTCGGGCGCTTTAGTTCTGCCGTGCGCGGCACCCTTTTCTTTGGTTTTTTAGCCATACTCGGCTACGCGTTGGCGCGTTGGGTCGTTACGCCTTTGGTACATCTTTATGGTTTGCGAAAGTCCCTTTCCGACGAGGAAGCCGCCGGCCAGATCGGAAATTTCTTTCCGGAGATCGGCGATAAGCTCCTCAACACTTTGCAGTTACGCAACCTTTCCGGCGCACAAACCGATCTGATAGAAGCCAGTATTCAACAAAAATCAAAGCAACTGCTGATCGTTCGGTTTTCGGATGCCGTTAAAATCGACCAAAACCGTCGTTACCTCAAGTATGCGATCTATCCGTTGGCAGCCATTGGATTGGTGTTGCTCATCAACCCCCGTTTTTTCGCCAACAGCTCCGACCGTATCATTCACTTTGAAAAAGAATACAACGACGCTCCGTTCACGTTCAAATTGGACAATAAGAACCTGAAGGCATTCCGCAACGAAGACTTTACCTTACAGGTTTCACTGGCCGGCGGTGCCTTGCCGGAAGCCGTGTACGTGGTTCACAACAAAGCCAAGTTTAAGCTGGAACCCGAAGACGCCGATACGTACAGTTATACCTTTAAAAATGTGCAGCGTCCCATTGAATTTCAGTTTGAAGCCGCAGGCTATAAATCAAGCGATTATAAACTGCTGGTAGCCGAACGTCCGAATTTATTGTCGTTTGATGTGACTCTTCAATATCCGGCGTATTTGGGTAAACCGGCCGAACAATTGAGCAACGTCGGAAACCTGACCGTACCGGAAGGAACCACCGTTACGTGGGATTTCAACACTGACGCCACCGAAGAAATGGCGTTGGCCTTTGAAGGCGACAAAAAAGTATACCCGGCCGAAAGTAAACTCACGGGCGGCTATGAGTTTCAGAAAAATGTACGTCGTTCGGGCAATTATGAGATAAAACTCAAAAACGACGAGTCCGATAATCGTGAGAAGATCAGCTATTTCCTCAATGTCATCAACGATAAGCACCCCACCCTTACTTTAGAAAATTATCAGGATACGACCCTGTACAACTACTTCGTATTGGGCGGCAACATTGCCGACGATTATGGTTTCTCCAACCTCCGCGTTTTTTACAATTTACGCCGCAAAGGGGACAAAACCGATGCAAAGAAAGCCGTTTACAAAGGGTTTGGCATTCCGTTCAACAAATCAACCACCAACCAGACCTTCTATTTTCAATGGTACGTAGACAGCCTCCGCCTCACTCCCGGAGACCGCATCGAGTACTACGTGCAGGTATGGGACAATGACGGCGTAAACGGGCCCAAATCGGCCAAATCACGCATGATCGATTTTGCCGTACCTTCCAAAGAAGAAGTGCGTGCCGAAGCGGAAAAATCAGCTGAAAAAACCGAGGCACAGATCAACAAAACCCTCCAAAAAGCCAAGAGTTTGCAGAAAGAGTTGGAGAAACTCGATCAACGTCTGAAAAGCGAACGCGAACTTGATTTTCAGGATAAAAAACAAATCGAAGACCTGCTCAAAAAGCGTGAGGAGCTCATGAATGACATGAAGAGCATGCAGGAGCAGGCCCAAACCGCGCAGGAAAAGCAGGAACGATTTGCGGAGCAGAGTCCCGAAATGAAACAAAAGATGGAGCAGTTGCAAAAACTGATGAAAGAACTGCTCGACCCTGAAACCAAAAAACTATATGACCAACTCGAAAAACTCCTCCAGCAACAGCAGCAGGATGACAAAATGCAGGAGTTGATGAATAAGCTGAAAAACAAGGAATTCAACGCCCAAAAAGAAATTGAGAAAGCGTTGGAAATGTTCAAACAGCTTCAGCTTCAGCAAAAAGCCGAACAAATTCAGAAAGACCTGAACGAAATGGCCGAAAAGCAGGAAAAGTTGGCCGAAAAAACCGAAAAAGAAGCCAAAGACCAGGAAAATAAAGACCAAAAAGGCAAGGATCAGGAAGCAAAAGATCAGAAGGATAAGGACGGAAAAGAAGATTCCAAGCAGGAAGAGCTCAAAAAAGAGCAGGAAGAGTTGAACAAAGAGTTTGAAGAAACTAAAAAGGATATCGAAGAACTCGAAAAGCTGAACGAAGAATTGGCCGACAAGCAGGAAATGGATACCGGCAAGGAAGAACAGCAGGAAGTGGACAAAGAGCAGCAAAACAGCTCGAAACAACTTCAGCAAAAGCAGAATAAAAATGCCTCGCAATCGCAGAAAAAAGCCGCCAAGTCCATGAAAAAAATGGCGAAGCAGATGCAGGAGTCGATGGAAAGTGCCGAAATGCAGGAAATGGACGAAAACATGGACAACCTGCGCGATATTCTGGAAAACCTGATTCACCTTTCCTTTGACCAGGAACGTGTCATGAAGGATTTCAGAGGCGTAAATTTGCAGGATCCCCGTTTCATAAAATTGGCGCAGGAGCAGCTCAAACTTCAGGACGACGCCAAGGTCATCGAAGACAGTCTGTACGCTTTGGCCAAGCGGGTGATGCAAATTCAAACCTTCGTGACCCGCGAGCTCAACGACATGAAGTTTCACATGACCGAAAGCACCCGCTACATCCGCGAACGCCGACTCAATATGGCCACCAGCAAGCAGCAGTTTGCCATGACCTCCATCAACAACCTGTCATTGATGCTGAGCCAAACGCTTCAGCAAATGCAGGCCGCCATGATGGCGATGGCGAGTCCGGGCAGCGGCAGCAAAAAAGGCAACAAAGGCAAAGGGAAAAGCCCCGGCAACTTAGGCGAACTCCAAAAACAGCTCAATAACCGAATCCAGCAATTGCAGAAGGGGCAAGGGCAGGGACAGGGCGGCATGGGTGGACGCCAGATGTCGGAGCAACTGGCGCAAATGGCGGCCGAACAGGCACGTATCCGTCAGATGCTGAAAGAGTTGATGGATTCTCAAAAAGGCTCGGAAGGCGGTCGGAAGGTAGGCAATGAGGTCAAAGAGTTGATGGATAAAATGGACGAAACCGAAACCGATCTCGTAAACAAACGCATCAACCCGACGGTCATCAAACGTCAGGAAGAAATTATAACCCGGTTGTTGGAATCCGAAAAAGCTTTACGCCAGCAGGAAGAAGATACGCAGCGCAAGTCTGAAACCGCCAAACCTCAGCCACGCAATCCGCCCGCAGAGTTTGAACAATACGTCAAAGACAAACAGCGGCAAACCGAACTGTTGCGCACCGTACCGCCAAGTTTTGCCCCTTTCTATAAACGCGAAGCCGATAACTATTTTAAGAAAACGGGCGAGAAGTAA
- a CDS encoding class I SAM-dependent methyltransferase, with translation MLSNEQINFIQKHSSADPTSLRLKYGKEREAVIAQIEARQKARTKLPRWCDEPRLVFPAAVSVEQSSSEVTARYKTEIMSRLGSQSIIDATGGMGIDSFSFSNCFESVTYIERNDRLVERARYNFSVLGAGNIDCVCNDSIAFLSQWEGKADWLYLDPARRTADQRRVVGLADCEPDITKHLPLFLEKAPRILIKVSPLVDLTQTLLEVPHITSIHVVAVDNECKEVLLEISTPSPKLTVKTVNFKNDGSRQMFEFNRAAEPDTPVAFSNPLAYVYEPNAAILKAGAFKSVASTFQIAKIAPHSHLYTSESLLPQFPGRAFEVINTVKADAKALTPYLANEKANLTLRNFPGTTDELRKKLKLKDGGNVYLLATTLANGDKRLLVCKKVNE, from the coding sequence ATGCTATCTAACGAACAAATCAACTTTATTCAAAAACACAGTTCGGCCGATCCTACCTCTTTACGACTCAAATACGGGAAAGAGCGGGAAGCGGTCATTGCCCAAATTGAGGCTCGGCAAAAAGCGCGCACGAAACTCCCGCGCTGGTGTGACGAGCCTCGTCTGGTCTTTCCGGCTGCGGTTTCGGTAGAGCAAAGCTCCTCCGAAGTTACGGCCCGCTATAAAACCGAAATCATGAGCCGTTTGGGCTCGCAGTCCATTATTGATGCCACCGGCGGCATGGGCATTGATTCTTTTTCTTTCTCAAACTGTTTTGAGTCCGTTACGTACATTGAGCGTAACGACCGGCTTGTCGAACGGGCCCGTTATAATTTTTCCGTCCTTGGGGCGGGCAATATTGACTGTGTATGTAATGATTCCATTGCTTTTCTAAGCCAATGGGAAGGTAAAGCCGATTGGCTTTACCTGGACCCCGCCCGCCGTACCGCTGACCAACGTCGGGTCGTGGGCTTGGCCGATTGTGAGCCGGATATTACCAAACATCTGCCATTATTTTTAGAGAAAGCACCGCGCATTCTTATCAAAGTCTCTCCTTTGGTAGACCTTACCCAAACCCTGCTGGAAGTGCCGCACATCACCTCCATTCATGTAGTGGCCGTTGACAATGAATGCAAAGAAGTATTGTTGGAAATCAGTACACCTTCTCCCAAACTGACCGTTAAAACCGTTAATTTCAAAAACGACGGCAGTCGCCAAATGTTTGAATTTAACCGAGCTGCCGAGCCTGATACCCCTGTGGCATTCAGCAATCCACTTGCCTATGTGTACGAACCTAACGCGGCCATATTAAAAGCCGGTGCGTTCAAATCAGTGGCGTCGACCTTTCAAATCGCAAAGATTGCCCCTCACAGTCACCTTTATACTTCGGAAAGTTTACTCCCTCAATTTCCGGGAAGAGCCTTTGAGGTAATAAATACGGTAAAAGCTGATGCAAAAGCACTTACACCTTATCTCGCCAACGAAAAAGCAAACCTTACCCTTCGAAATTTCCCGGGAACCACCGATGAACTTCGCAAAAAACTGAAACTAAAAGACGGTGGTAACGTATATTTGCTGGCTACAACGCTTGCCAATGGTGATAAAAGACTGTTGGTTTGCAAAAAAGTCAACGAGTGA
- a CDS encoding acyl-CoA thioesterase yields the protein MFFERIPGKEYPKEPESRMIIRFQDCDPLQHLNNAKYFDYYFNAREDQVAKLYEFNFGRLFRELGQSWVVYQHQIAYVRPAMVSEWVRITSRLIYYNQDTIVTEYYMTDDTRTQLKNVLWVTSKYIDVRLGERVTHPPTVMDYLETTCLPNVDFHHWNFNERIREIKGDLKAKG from the coding sequence ATGTTTTTCGAACGTATCCCGGGTAAAGAATATCCCAAAGAACCCGAATCACGAATGATCATTCGCTTTCAGGATTGCGACCCCTTACAGCACCTCAACAATGCCAAATACTTTGATTATTATTTCAACGCCCGGGAAGATCAGGTAGCCAAGCTCTACGAATTCAATTTCGGGCGACTGTTTCGTGAATTGGGCCAAAGCTGGGTGGTGTATCAACATCAGATCGCCTACGTTCGTCCTGCCATGGTAAGTGAGTGGGTCCGGATTACCTCCCGATTAATCTATTACAATCAGGATACTATCGTAACCGAATACTACATGACCGATGATACCCGTACCCAACTTAAAAACGTACTGTGGGTAACGTCCAAATACATTGATGTCCGCCTGGGAGAACGGGTTACCCACCCTCCCACCGTCATGGATTATTTAGAAACTACCTGTTTGCCCAATGTCGATTTCCACCATTGGAACTTCAATGAGCGCATTCGGGAAATAAAGGGAGATCTGAAAGCAAAAGGGTAA
- a CDS encoding glycogen/starch synthase, with protein sequence MSKLRILYVASEINPFLQITEVADYVRKLPQAMQERGMEIRILVPRFGLINERKNRLHEVVRLSGINISVGDDEKPLVIKVASIPSAKLQVYFIDNEDYFHRKSVFLDKDNNFFDDNDERAIFFCKGVLETVKKLGWAPDIVHCNDWMTALIPLYLKTTYKNDPMFKDTKCVFTVYNNAFNYKFEGDILDKAKAMDVSDEALAHLRSADFEGFIKIGCAYADAVVKADDDFSESLNRILDELPERKLELVEEDENYTDAYYNLYNELAG encoded by the coding sequence ATGAGTAAACTACGGATTTTGTATGTAGCCAGCGAGATAAATCCTTTTCTCCAAATTACTGAGGTGGCCGATTACGTAAGAAAACTTCCCCAAGCAATGCAGGAACGGGGCATGGAGATACGCATACTGGTGCCACGTTTTGGTCTCATTAACGAGCGCAAAAACCGCCTTCACGAAGTAGTCCGCCTGTCAGGCATTAATATTTCAGTCGGGGACGACGAGAAACCGCTGGTAATCAAGGTCGCTTCCATTCCAAGCGCCAAATTGCAAGTTTATTTTATTGATAACGAAGACTATTTTCATCGAAAGTCCGTTTTCTTAGACAAGGATAACAACTTTTTTGACGACAACGATGAGCGTGCCATTTTCTTTTGTAAAGGTGTGCTTGAAACCGTCAAGAAGTTAGGCTGGGCACCCGATATCGTTCATTGCAACGACTGGATGACCGCTCTGATTCCTTTGTACCTGAAAACCACGTACAAAAACGATCCGATGTTTAAGGATACAAAGTGCGTTTTCACCGTCTACAATAACGCTTTTAATTATAAATTTGAAGGTGATATTTTAGACAAAGCCAAAGCCATGGACGTCAGTGATGAGGCGTTGGCTCACTTACGTTCCGCTGATTTTGAAGGTTTTATCAAAATTGGTTGCGCGTATGCAGATGCCGTAGTGAAAGCAGATGACGATTTTAGTGAAAGTTTAAACCGAATCCTTGATGAATTGCCCGAACGCAAGCTTGAACTGGTTGAAGAAGACGAAAATTATACCGACGCTTATTACAACTTATACAATGAATTGGCCGGTTAA
- a CDS encoding DUF4270 family protein — protein MNWPVKTACFLVIVLAVTLASCEAPKEIGLPPEVIAEVQFTDTVTVRTSTVLLDSVRTSNTQQLLVGSYRDPLFGKVSAQPFFEMGRPLNLNADGSTNTYVFDSLNLDVAYSYLYGDTLKPFEINLHRLTDTLRTGKTYYNNSSIPYEAAPLATVKFNPTPSTKNTFQFKLPKTLGQQLLDQNGKAEVNTAVKFAQVLKGFTLVPSANNGMVMGFGPSTSGISLNLYYHKTNDTIAYIFQIPVLKRFNQTKADRQGTALSSIQPLKPLSAAQTGGMNYIQDALGVVTKLEFPYLAKLFKEDRVAINRAELSIVPNQPEHVGGLYGLPTALTMAETDGTSRLLRSKGDTELLLSVDGSTFQSYILPQIVPYNSKFRNYNFILTTHLQAVSIGFKKSTGLLLMPVSSAPTLQGYVNNNQALTSFHPFLNNKVDRFTITPTPENVKLRIFYTVTK, from the coding sequence ATGAATTGGCCGGTTAAAACGGCCTGTTTTTTAGTCATCGTCTTAGCCGTTACGCTGGCTTCGTGCGAAGCTCCCAAAGAAATAGGACTTCCACCTGAAGTGATCGCTGAGGTACAGTTTACGGATACGGTCACTGTCCGTACAAGCACCGTTTTACTGGATTCCGTACGCACTTCCAATACCCAACAATTGTTGGTCGGAAGCTACCGCGACCCACTTTTCGGTAAGGTCTCGGCCCAGCCCTTTTTTGAGATGGGGAGACCCTTGAATCTAAACGCCGATGGCAGTACCAACACGTACGTTTTTGATTCCCTCAATCTGGATGTTGCCTATTCGTATTTGTACGGAGATACCCTCAAACCTTTTGAGATCAATCTTCATCGTCTGACGGATACACTGCGCACGGGCAAAACCTATTACAACAACAGCAGTATTCCGTACGAAGCCGCTCCGTTGGCCACGGTAAAATTCAATCCGACCCCTTCTACCAAGAATACGTTCCAGTTTAAACTCCCCAAAACCTTGGGACAGCAACTTCTGGATCAAAATGGAAAAGCGGAAGTCAATACTGCCGTTAAATTTGCCCAGGTGCTAAAAGGCTTCACGTTAGTTCCGTCGGCAAACAACGGGATGGTAATGGGATTTGGGCCCTCCACTTCCGGTATAAGTCTTAATCTTTACTATCACAAAACCAATGATACTATTGCGTACATCTTTCAGATACCTGTTTTAAAGCGATTTAACCAAACCAAGGCCGACCGTCAGGGCACGGCACTGAGTTCGATCCAGCCGCTAAAGCCCCTTTCCGCCGCACAAACGGGTGGAATGAATTATATTCAGGATGCCCTTGGAGTCGTAACCAAACTTGAGTTTCCTTATTTAGCCAAATTATTTAAAGAGGATCGTGTCGCCATTAACCGTGCTGAATTAAGCATTGTGCCCAATCAGCCGGAACACGTTGGCGGTTTGTATGGATTACCCACCGCGTTGACAATGGCCGAGACGGACGGGACGAGCCGACTGTTGCGCTCAAAAGGAGATACAGAATTACTGCTGTCCGTCGACGGTTCCACATTCCAATCGTACATCTTACCGCAGATCGTACCGTATAACTCCAAATTCCGCAATTATAATTTTATCCTTACCACCCATTTGCAGGCCGTTTCCATTGGCTTTAAAAAAAGTACCGGATTGTTATTAATGCCGGTGAGTTCGGCTCCCACGCTGCAGGGATACGTCAATAACAATCAGGCGCTGACAAGTTTTCATCCATTCCTCAATAACAAAGTGGATCGTTTCACCATTACACCTACGCCGGAAAATGTCAAATTACGGATATTTTATACCGTGACGAAGTAA
- the glmS gene encoding glutamine--fructose-6-phosphate transaminase (isomerizing) — protein MCGIVAYVGHREACPLILKGLKRLEYRGYDSAGVALLNGKGLNIYKKKGKVQELENELINKDLHATVGIGHTRWATHGEPNDINAHPHYSNHKKLAIIHNGIIENYDSLKQALLKKGHEFRSQTDSEVLVHFIEDIQQETDCSLEDAVRLALQEVVGAYAIVLMSQDDPTQLIAARKSSPLVIGVGENEFFFASDATPIIEYTKDVIYPEDHQIALVRNGELKIVNLENERQTPYIQKLELELEAIEKGGYDHFMLKEIFEQPRSIADSMRGRVNSQEEILQLGGLRDYMDKLALAKRIIIVGCGTSWHAGLVAEYVFEELARIPVEVEYASEFRYRNPIIHADDFVIAISQSGETADTLAAIQLAKSKGATIFGVCNVVGSSIARETHAGAYTHAGPEIGVASTKAFTAQVTVLTQMAVAMAHKRGTITEELYRQLLLDLSAIPQKVEQVLKAADRIKEIAYIFTYARNFIYLGRGLNFPVALEGALKLKEISYIHAEGYPAAEMKHGPIALIDEDMPVVFIATKDSSYEKIVSNIQEVKARKGRVIAIVTEGDTLIPGMVDFVIEVPETHEVLIPLLSSIPLQLLSYYIAVMRGRNVDQPRNLAKSVTVE, from the coding sequence ATGTGCGGAATTGTAGCTTATGTAGGTCACCGCGAAGCGTGTCCTCTTATCCTCAAGGGGCTTAAACGTCTGGAATATCGCGGTTATGACAGTGCGGGAGTAGCACTTCTCAACGGTAAAGGTTTGAACATTTACAAAAAGAAAGGAAAAGTACAGGAGCTTGAAAATGAACTGATCAATAAAGATCTGCACGCGACTGTTGGCATTGGCCACACGCGTTGGGCTACCCACGGAGAACCCAACGATATCAATGCGCACCCTCATTACTCGAATCATAAAAAACTGGCGATCATCCATAACGGTATCATCGAAAATTATGACAGCCTGAAACAGGCCCTCCTTAAAAAAGGACATGAATTTCGTTCTCAGACGGATTCGGAAGTACTGGTGCATTTCATTGAAGACATTCAGCAGGAAACCGACTGTTCGCTGGAAGATGCCGTTCGGCTTGCCTTACAGGAAGTTGTGGGCGCATATGCCATTGTGCTGATGTCGCAGGATGACCCTACGCAGTTGATCGCCGCCCGCAAAAGCAGCCCGTTGGTGATCGGCGTAGGTGAAAATGAGTTTTTCTTTGCCTCCGACGCCACGCCCATCATTGAGTACACCAAAGATGTGATCTATCCGGAAGATCATCAGATTGCGCTTGTACGCAATGGGGAGCTTAAAATTGTCAACCTCGAAAACGAACGTCAGACGCCCTACATTCAAAAGCTGGAGCTGGAATTGGAAGCCATTGAAAAAGGCGGCTACGACCACTTCATGTTGAAAGAGATCTTCGAGCAGCCCCGCTCCATTGCCGACAGTATGCGCGGGCGGGTCAACAGCCAAGAAGAGATATTGCAATTGGGAGGTTTACGCGATTACATGGACAAACTCGCCCTCGCCAAGCGCATCATCATTGTCGGTTGCGGTACGTCGTGGCACGCCGGGCTGGTGGCCGAATACGTTTTTGAAGAACTCGCCCGAATCCCCGTAGAAGTTGAATATGCTTCTGAGTTTCGTTACCGTAATCCCATCATTCACGCTGATGACTTCGTCATTGCCATTTCTCAATCCGGGGAGACCGCTGATACCCTGGCGGCCATTCAGTTGGCTAAATCAAAAGGAGCGACCATTTTCGGCGTGTGCAATGTCGTCGGCTCTTCCATTGCCCGTGAGACCCACGCGGGAGCGTATACCCATGCCGGACCGGAGATCGGCGTAGCAAGTACGAAAGCCTTTACCGCTCAGGTAACGGTGCTGACGCAGATGGCGGTGGCCATGGCGCACAAACGCGGCACGATCACTGAAGAACTTTATCGGCAATTACTCCTCGACCTTTCAGCTATTCCCCAAAAGGTCGAGCAGGTACTTAAAGCCGCCGATCGAATCAAAGAGATCGCTTATATCTTTACCTACGCCCGCAATTTCATTTATCTCGGGCGCGGTCTCAACTTTCCCGTTGCGCTGGAGGGGGCGCTCAAACTGAAAGAGATCTCGTACATCCACGCCGAAGGCTACCCGGCTGCCGAAATGAAGCACGGCCCCATTGCGCTCATTGATGAAGACATGCCCGTGGTTTTTATTGCCACCAAAGACAGTTCTTACGAAAAGATCGTATCCAATATTCAGGAAGTAAAAGCCCGCAAAGGCCGCGTCATTGCCATCGTGACCGAAGGAGATACCCTCATTCCGGGCATGGTCGATTTTGTGATCGAAGTGCCCGAAACGCACGAGGTACTGATTCCGCTGCTGTCGTCTATTCCTCTCCAACTGCTGTCGTATTACATAGCGGTAATGAGAGGGCGCAATGTAGACCAGCCGCGCAATTTGGCAAAATCGGTCACCGTAGAATAA
- a CDS encoding Dabb family protein has protein sequence MQKLNRRSFLTVTAAAAIGTGTIPSIMAAPAQKQLVHHVFFWLKNPGSTADRDKLVEGIKTLAKIETIRKLHVGVLASTEKRDVVDTSWDVSELMFFDDTAGQKVYQDHPIHQEFIKNYSHLWSKVVVYDAMEA, from the coding sequence ATGCAAAAATTAAACCGTCGTTCTTTTTTAACCGTAACCGCCGCTGCCGCTATCGGTACCGGCACTATCCCTTCAATTATGGCTGCTCCTGCACAAAAACAACTCGTTCATCACGTATTCTTTTGGTTGAAAAACCCCGGCTCCACCGCCGACCGCGATAAGTTGGTGGAAGGTATCAAGACCTTAGCAAAAATAGAAACCATCCGTAAACTCCACGTGGGCGTATTGGCCAGCACCGAAAAACGGGACGTAGTAGATACGAGCTGGGATGTATCTGAACTGATGTTTTTTGACGATACGGCCGGACAGAAAGTATACCAAGACCATCCGATCCATCAGGAGTTCATCAAAAACTACTCCCATTTATGGAGTAAAGTAGTGGTCTATGACGCCATGGAAGCTTAG
- a CDS encoding 4a-hydroxytetrahydrobiopterin dehydratase, translated as MWLEQNNKLVREYEFDDFKEAFAFMTKVAEVAEQMNHHPWWSNVYNKVTFELSTHDAGDKITEKDEALADAIEAIFEAM; from the coding sequence ATGTGGCTTGAACAAAACAATAAACTCGTCCGGGAATATGAATTTGACGACTTCAAAGAAGCCTTTGCTTTCATGACCAAAGTCGCCGAAGTGGCGGAGCAGATGAACCATCACCCTTGGTGGTCAAACGTGTATAACAAAGTAACGTTTGAGCTTTCTACGCACGATGCCGGCGATAAAATCACCGAAAAAGACGAAGCCCTGGCCGATGCCATTGAAGCGATTTTTGAGGCGATGTAG
- the atpH gene encoding ATP synthase F1 subunit delta, whose amino-acid sequence MSESTVALRYAKSLIDLAQEQNVVDTVYQDMLFFKKTAEENRGLMLALKSPVVRHDKKLAILEGVFKTRVSSTSYTIFTIITKKNREAIMFSIAEEFVKLYDEKKGIVKAIITSSMPLTAPLRNEFMSIVAEATGKTVELEERVDEKLIGGYVLRVGDRQIDASIRTRLNDLKLTLLN is encoded by the coding sequence ATGTCTGAATCTACCGTAGCATTACGATACGCCAAATCACTCATCGACTTGGCACAGGAACAAAACGTGGTGGACACTGTTTATCAGGACATGCTTTTCTTCAAGAAAACCGCCGAAGAAAATCGTGGATTGATGTTGGCCCTGAAAAGCCCTGTGGTACGTCACGACAAGAAATTGGCTATTCTGGAAGGAGTATTTAAAACCAGAGTAAGCTCTACTTCTTATACCATCTTTACCATCATTACGAAGAAGAACCGCGAGGCGATCATGTTCAGCATTGCCGAGGAGTTTGTGAAGCTGTATGATGAGAAAAAAGGTATTGTGAAGGCAATCATTACTTCTTCGATGCCATTGACCGCTCCGCTGCGTAACGAATTTATGAGTATCGTAGCGGAAGCTACCGGTAAAACGGTAGAACTGGAAGAAAGAGTAGACGAGAAACTCATTGGAGGATACGTGTTGCGCGTGGGAGACCGGCAAATAGATGCGTCTATTCGTACGCGCCTGAACGATTTAAAATTGACGTTGCTCAACTAA